CCAGGAGGACTTTGTTGTCATTGTCTATGATACCATGTGGAACGGGACAAAATCCATGGCCGAGGCTATCGCTTCCGGTCTGAGGGAGAGCGGTGTGCATTGCAAGTTGTTCCACCTGGCAAAAAGCGATAAGAACGATGTGATAACAGAGATATTCAAATCAAAAGGTGTCTTGATCGGCTCTCCTACAGTAAACAAAAGGGTGCTCTCAGATGTGGGTGCTTTGATGGAAACGCTCAGAGGCTTGCGGTTCAAGAAGAAAGCAGGGGCAGCATTTGGCGGATATGGCTGGAGCGGGGAGTCTGTTGGTGTCATAGAAGAAGGGCTAAAGAATGCCGGTATCGAGGTTGTTGTCCCCGGGATCAAGTTTCGGTATGATCCGACCGTTGATGAACTGGGAGAATGCAAACAGTTCGGGAAGCAATTCGCTGCGCATCTGAAGAAGTGATCGTAGAAATCCGAACAGGCAAGCTGGTGACCTGAATTTCAGGCCGGATGAGTTTCCTGTGGCACATCTTATGGATAGTATCGCTTCCAATAGCTATGCACAAGAGATAAAAGAATACTAACGAGATTTTACGTGGACCCGGCGGGATTCGAACCCGCGGCCTTCACGTTGCGAACGTGACGATCTACCCCTGATCTACGAGCCCAAAAAGAACTGTGGGGCACAGATGCCCCGGTGATATAGGTAAATTATTGTTTTCCCATTGAACGAGCTTACAGACGTCCCAGTTCCATAACTGAAACACTCTCTACTTCATCCACTGCCGCAAAAGCTTCTTCCACCTGCTCGGTGCCGCCTTCGATATCTCCCACAACCACCAGGGCGATAATGGCTTTCAGGCCGAAAGCTATGGGTTCTTCCGAAAAGGTACGAAGTGTCGCTCCTTTGGGTACGACCGCTTCCAGTCTTGCCTTCAATGCTTCCAGGTCGGTCTCCACGCCCGCAGGCATAATCTTGATCTTAGCTGCTACATCACCCATATTTTCGCCTCAGGGTCCCTGGAATTCGCATTTCGGACAGGTATAGGGGTTGGTCTGGTGCCGGCACATTACGCACCTGCCGAGTTCTCTTCCGCATGAGGGGCAGGGGAATCGGACGTATCCTTTTTCTATGAGTTTGACTCCGCATGATATACAGTATTCTGCTTTTTGTGTCATCTTGTATTCTCCTTCTTTCGAGGTTTCGGTATTAGTATGATTATTCGGACTTAAATCTTGTTCTCTCCGAGAATCTGGGTGCCAGCGTTGACGTCACCCTCCATGGCAGCCAGTACACGCTCGGGATACCTGCCGTTGACCACCATGCAGTCCATCCTGTATCGCACCAGGTAGGCAGGTAATCCCCGGTCCACGCAGGTCTCCTCACCATCCAGGTCACCGGCGTAGATCTGTCGCACCAGTTCCCCCCCCAGGTAGATGCCGTCCACGTCAGTTGCCTTTACCAGCCGTGCCCCTGTTTTCCGGGCGACCCATGCCGATATGGTATCCGAGGTCACGTCCCAGGAATGCGCCAGTCCGCTGTCGTCCTGCAGCAGCAGCCTGTATGGCAGAAAGATGTTTACGCCTGGCTCTGGCGGGTCCAGGGTGGTGGTGAGCGGGCAGCCTGACCGGTCAGCAAGGAAGTAGGCATATTGTTCCATGGCCAGTACTGCCATCCAGTGTGCGGCATCCTCGCCGGTGCCTGATGTCTGCTGGAATGTCCTGACGGTGTCGGCAAATATACCGCCTCCGGGTACGATGAGGACCGGTATGTGCTTTTGCCTGGCCCGGTCATTTATCTGCCTGATGAGGTGGGGCGCGCAGTCTTTCAGGCTGCCGCCGAGTTTTATCACTGCTCCGGGGGTATCGGTCATTATCAGGGTTATGGGTGGGCTGGGTTATATATTCTGTTTTTTTGGATTTTTGGGGGGAATGGGTTGAGGTTGGGTGGGGATTCGTAAGGTATATGTTTCAGTTAATAAAAGGAATAAGAGGCAGAGTGCCTGGGAAGATATTTCTCCTTTGGAAGGTTTGATGGGAGATTTTCTTTGGGCCATAATCAACGACGATATTCACCAATATATTCCTTAACAGCTCGTTTTGAAGAGAACCATTTTTTCCCCAATTTTACAGCATCGAGAGCTCCTTGCCTCGCCCTTAAACTCAGATATTCCTGAGAATAGGGAGTTTCATGAGCAAGTTCCTTTAAAGGTATCAATTCCTCCTCCTCCCCAAAAATAGAAAGTAACAGGGTAAAACTTTCATCAATGGCTTTCGCTATGAAATTTGCAAAAGGACCCGGATTTCCAGCATCGGCAGCTTTTAAGTATCGATAATATTTCGTTCTATCCTCAGTTTTGATGACGATGGGAGAATACCCAAGACCAATTAAATACAGGTTCGTCAACAACCGGGCGACTCTCCCATTCCCATCAATGAAAGGATGGATCTCCACGAATCTGTGATGCAGGAATGCAGAGGTTTCAATAGGATTCTTTTCGCTTTTCTCGATGTTTTCAATAAGTACATCCATTAATTGTACAACTTTTGACCAGTCGGAAGGTGTTTTTTTCGCACCGGTTATTCTCACGTTCTTTGTCCGGTATCTACCTGCTTCTTCCAATATACCTGCAGTGACTATTTCATGAATTTTCTGTATGGTAATGTGGTCAATCTTTTTCTTTTTTCCCACTATCTTTTCGATATAATCAAATGCTTTGGCGTTATTGGTGGTCTCAAGATGTTCCCCTAATGACTTTCCACCAACGGTAATCCCCTCTTCGAGAACCAGTTTCGTCTCAGAGAGGGTCAGTGTATTCCCTTCAATAGCATTTGAATGATATGTGTGTAGCAATCGCATCTCTTCATTGAGCTTTTTGAGAGAATCACCAGGAAGCGGTCGAATTGAATCCAGTTTTTTTTTCTTTTCAAGTATTCTCGAAAGTAGCTTTTCATGAATTACGCATGTATCGGTATCTGGCATAATTAATTATATCCGATATATACCTACATATCGGTATCGCTTAAATGTTAAAAATTCCGATACATTATTATCGGCATTCCAGGCAAAATTGCGCAACTATATTTCTCATGAAAACCCTTTACCATTCACCAATGTTCGACCCCGCAGACATCAGAAAAGACTTCCCTGTCCTGAAAGAATATGTATACCTCGACAGCGCAGCCACCACCCAGACCCCGCGCCAGGTCGTGGAGGCCATGTGCGATTATTTCTACAAGTACGCAGCCAACCACGGCCGAGGTGCACACCGCCTTGCCAGGGAGACCACTAACCATTACGAGGATGCCCGGGAGGCAGTAGCCGGATTCCTGGGCGGGGAATACGAACATACCATATTCACCCGCAACACAACCGAGAGCATCAACATGGTGGCGCTGGGACTGGACTGGGAAGCAGGCGACCATGTGGTCACCACCCTCGTGGAGCACCATTCGAATCTGCTGCCCTGGCTCAGGTTAAAGGAAAAAGGTGTGGAAGTAACAGTCGTGGCACCCGACCCCAGGGGAACGGTCGACCCCCGTGACATTGACCGTGCCATCACTGACAGGACGAAACTGGTAGCAGTCACCCATGTTTCAAACGTATTCGGCTCTCACATGGATGTAAAAGAAATAACACGTATCGCTCACCGCAACGGCTGCATGTCGCTGGTGGATGCAGCCCAGAGCGTGGGGCACATGCCCTTTGATGTAGCGGACATTGATTGTGATTTTCTGGCAGTTCCCGGCCACAAGGGTATGCTGGGACCGCAGGGAACAGGCGTGCTGTACCTGAAGGACACCGATTCCATCAGACCCACGTACCTGGGTGGCGGCACAGTATATGCCGTGACTGAAGACGGGTACAAACTGGAGAAAGCGCCTGGCCGGTTCGAGGCAGGAACGCCCAACATCCCGGGTGTTATCGGACTGGGCAGGGGCGTGGAGTATGTAAAAGCACTGGGGGTTGGGGATATCCAGCGGCACGAGGAACAGCTGGCCAGGGATGCAGCCAGGCGGCTGTCTGAGATCGACAAGGTGGAAGTATATGGACCATCTGATAGGGCTGCCGTAGTGCCGTTCAACGTGGTGGGATTGAACCCCCATGACGTAGCCATGATACTGGATGAAACGAAAAAGATATGCGTGCGCAGCGGGCATCATTGTGCCATTCCAAGCATCACCCTGCTCAAGGTGGAAGGTACGGTCAGGGCATCCTTTGGTGCATACAACCTGCCCGGAGAAGTGGACCTGCTGGTGGATACCGTGGAACAGATAGCAACCACCCTGACATGAGAGGTGAACGCATGAATGTCACATTGCTGGGAACCGGTGTAGCAATACCCCAAAAGGACAGGGTCCAGTCAGGGCTGGTAGTGGAAGCCGGAGCACATAACGGAAACAGTCCCGTGTTATTTGACTGCGGCTGCGGGGTGCTGCAGCGTATATGTGAAAGCGGGTATAAGCATACCGATATCACCAATGTGTTCCTGTCCCACCTGCACCTGGACCACTGCGGTGATGTGCTGGCACTGCTCAAGGCTAACTGGCTCTGTGAAGTCACTACGATGGACCTGTGGGGTCCTGTCGGAACCGTTGAGTGGATGAACGGCCTGCTGGCAGTCTATCCGTACATGCAGGATAAGGTGGATATCACGATAACTGAACTTATTCCTGGCACGGTCGTTACGGCACAGGGACTGGAAGTGGAGTGTGTACGCACGGTCCATGCCCTGCCTTCGCTGGGTTTCAAAGTAACATCAAGCAGTAAAACCATACTGTATTCAGGTGACACCGAACCGGTAGATGAAATCGTAAAAGCATCCGACGGCATTGACCTGCTCATTCATGAGTGCTCATTTCCGGATACCTTTGATGTTACCAACCACACTACCCCGGGCAAGCTGGCAAAAATGCTCAGGGGAACTTCACCGGGGCGGATAGTGCTTACCCATCTGTATCCACAGACCATTGGGTTTGAAGCCGGCATGGTGAAGGTGTTAGCAGAAGCATGCGGGTGTCCTGTTGAGATAGGATACGACTTTCAGGCTATAGAAATATGAAATAAATGTATAGTACCATCTGTTGTTATGGTTCTCAACTCCTGGAGAAATAGATAACGTTAGAGGAAATTCATTTTTCATCCCAATGCATGTAAAATCGTTATGTTTATATTTAACAAGATTCGTTTTGCTGATATGCAACTTCAAGGGAGATTCAAGCAGCTCACTGAAAGTAAAGTAAATCGTATTAATGACTTGGTTTTCAAGTATCAGAAACTCAAAAAGAAAATAGGGAAAAATGCAGTTCTGGACAAATTAAAAATGAATATCCGGCACATACCATCCGAAGAAGAGCAGGTTTTTCGGGCGGCAGAAGTTGTTTTTGAGATTAATGCCGGCGTGGATGTCCCGTATCTGGAAGTACTCAGAAAGGTCATCTGTCTGACCGGCCTTTCTGAAGCAAAAGTCGAAGCGATGTTACAGGATGCCCTTGAAAAACTTGATCTTGAGACGGGAATAATGAGCGATGATGAGATGAAAACAGCAGTGTGCATCAAAAAAGACGATGTTTTGGATATATATTGTGATGTACTATTAAAAAGGCGCTTTAATAAACGTATGACCGAGAAATAAATAGTAAAGAACGATGACTATTATGGGAAAATCAATGATTACCGAAAAGATACGAATATCACCCTATTTGCACAGGGAAATAACCAATCTTGTTGAGGATGGAGATTTTGCTTCCATTTCAGATTTCGTTAATATAGCAGTTTCCAGTTTCTTATCCAGAAACTTTGATTTGAATGAAACAGAGGTTAAACCGTCTTTCGAGACACCTTTACTGTTATTATATCTGGCATTGATCGATAAAGGCGTAATCACAAAAAAAGATATGAGTGAGCTTGTAGAAAAAGTAAGAAATGACGACCTGGATAATTCGATTCTTGATGAATTTTTCAGTGGTATAGCAGAAGATTTTGTTGAATTCAATTTCTATGATATGCTGGATAATGCAAAACAGATGGAAAAAGAAAAATCCTATGATATTGCTGAGAAAATATATCTGGATGTTATAGAAATGTTCCCTGAAGATTTCGAACCTGATTTCAGTCTGGGATGTCTTTATGTAAAAACAGGTAAAAAGAACGAAGGCCGCAACCATCTTGAAATTGCGCTCCAAAAGGCAAGAGATATGGAAGAAGAAGAGGATATAATTGAAATGATATCTTCAGAAATAAAGAAGATAAAATAGGATTTTCTCATTATGGATACTACTCCCTTCGAGTAGGCAAACAAGTTCCGTATGATAACATATATATCCCATTCCTACCATGGTATGCACCTAGTATGAAAGCAGTACTAGGACTTGAAGACGGCACAGTTGTTCAGGGTGCTGGTTTTGGTGCCGCTGGAGCTGCTGTTTGCGGGGAACTCGTTTTTTCAACTCAATATACCGGATACGAAGAGGCTCTTACCGACCCTTCCTATGCGGGTCAGATACTGATGTTCACCTACCCCCTCATTGGCAATTACGGCGTGAGCGGCAAAACCTTCCAGTCAGACGGCATGAAAGCAGAAGCACTGGTGGTCAGGGAAGCGTGCGACCATCCGTCGCACCACCTGTCCGGACGCTCAATTTTTGATTTTGCACGGGATGAAGGCAGGCCCGGTATCGCTGGTGTGGATACCAGGATGCTCACCATCAAAACACGGGAAACCGGCGCTATGCGGGCATGCCTGCTCACAGACAGCGATGACGGCGAGGAAGCGGTGCGCCTGGCAAGACAGCATCCGAAGATATCGGACCAGCACAACCTGATAGATAAGGTGACCTGCCCCGCTCCCTATCACATCGAAGCAACCGGGAAGGACAAACCCCATTTCGTGGTCATCGACCTTGGGATAAAGACCAATATGTTAACGAGCCTCAAGCAGCGTGGTGTGGGCATCACTGTGGTACCTGCAAGCACTCCCCTTGATTATATTATTGAACTCAAACCCGACGCCCTCTTTGTATCAAACGGCCCCGGAGACCCCGAGAAGGCCACCAATGCCATTGACGTTGTGAAAAACATGATGGGACAGGTCCCCATCTACGGCATCTGCTTCGGTAACCAGATCATATCCCTGGCACTGGGAGCCAGTACCTATAAACTGAAGTTCGGGCACCGGGGGGCTAACCAGCCGGTAAAGGACCTGCAAACAGGTACCGTGTACATCACCTCCCAGAACCACGGATTTGCAGTGGATGCCGGCTCACTGGCTGGGGCAGAGGCCCATGTCACCCACATCAATGTCAATGACAGGACCGTGGAGGGTATCGCCCACAACGACCTGGATATCATGAGCGTGCAGTTCCATCCCGAGGCCAGTCCCGGGCCCTGGGACACTGAAAAATGGTTCTTTGATACTATTGTGAAACGGGTGATGAAATAATGCCCAGAGATCGGGATATCAGGAAAGTATTGCTGATAGGCAGCGGTCCCATCATGATAGGACAGGGGGCAGAATTCGATTTCAGCGGCAGCCAGGCATGCCGGTCGCTCCGTGAAGAAGGTATCAGCGTGGTACTTATCAATTCCAATCCTGCCACTATCATGACCGACCCGGAAATGGCGGATGCCGTGTACATTGAACCCCTCAAACCCGAGATAGTGGAGCGTATTATCGAGAAAGAGCGCCCTGATGGGGTTATTGCGGGACTGGGAGGCCAGACCGGATTGAACCTTGTCAGTGAACTGGCAGACCGGGGCGTACTTGAGAAATACCAGGTAAAACTCTACGGCACACCCCTGAAAGCCATCCAGGATACCGAAGACCGGGACCTGTTCAAGCAGGCCATGCAGCGCATCGGCGAACCCGTCCCCCGCAGCAAGGCCGTGAACACCATCGATGATGCGGTTGCACTTATCGATGAACTGGGCCTCCCCCTGGTCATCAGGCCGGCATACACACTGGGCGGGGCAGGCGGCGGTATCGCCAGGACAAAGGAAGAGCTTATCTCTATCACCGAACTGGGTCTCAAGCGCAGCCGTATCCACCAGGTGCTTATCGAAGAGGGCGTGCTGGGCTGGAAAGAGTTCGAGTACGAAGTTATGCGTGATGCCAGTGACACCTGTATCGTGATATGCAACATGGAGAACATCGACCCTATGGGCATCCATACCGGGGACAGCATCGTGGTCACACCCAGCCAGACCCTCTCGGACCAGGACCACCAGATGCTGCGCAGCGCCAGTATCAATATTATCCGGAGCCTTGGTATCGAAGGCGGATGTAATATCCAGTACGCAGTAAAGGACGGGGAATACCGAATAGTGGAGGTCAATCCCAGGGTGAGCCGCTCATCGGCACTTGCCAGCAAAGCCACCGGATACCCGATAGCCAGGGTGACAGCCAAGATAGCTATCGGCATGACCCTTGACGAGATACCGAACGATGTCACCAAAAAGATACCTGCTTCCTTTGAACCTACCGTGGACTATGTTGTGGTCAAGATACCCAGGTGGCCCTTCGACAAGTTCGTGACCGCGGACAAGACCCTGACCACTGCCATGAAGAGCACGGGCGAGGTCATGGCTATCGGGCGCACCATTGAAGAAGCCATGAAGAAGGCCATCCGCAGTCTTGATGTGGATATGTATTTCGGGTTCAGGGAGTGGAGCCATGATGAGGTCATTGACCTGCTGACCACCCCCACCCATGAGCGGTTATTTGCCATGTACCATGCCCTGAAAACGACCTTTATCATTGATGAGATATCAAAAATCACCTCTATCGACCCCTTCTTCCTGCAAAAGATCCAGAACATCATCAGGATGGAAGCTACCCTGCGCTCAGAGTTGACCCGGGATACCCTTCGCAGTGCCAAGAGAATGGGCTTCACCGATGAAGAGATCGGGAAGCTCACTGGCAAGACACGGGAAGAGATCAACGATATGCGCCGTACGATGGGAATTACAGCCACGTACAAGATGGTGGATACCTGTGCCGCCGAGTTCGCGGCCGAGACCCCGTATTACTATTCATGCTATGAAGAGATGTGCGAGGATGAGCCTTCGGACAACAGGAAAGTGCTGATACTTGGTGCGGGACCTATCCGCATCGGGCAGGGTATTGAGTTCGATTACTGCACCGTTCATGCCGTGACCGCTCTGCGGGAAGAGGGTATCGAAACCCATATCATCAACAATAACCCGGAAACCGTATCAACCGATTACGATACTTCTGATAAATTATTTTTCGAACCACTGACCCTTGAGGATGTGATGAATGTTATCGAACGGGAACGACCCTGGGGTGTGATGGTGCAGTTCGGAGGCCAGACCTCGGTGAACCTGGCAATACCCCTGCAAAGTGAACTGCAGCGCAGGACCGACCTGGATACCATTATCCTGGGCACATCACCTGACGACATGGATCTGGCTGAGAACAGGGAACTGTTCAATAAAATGCTC
The nucleotide sequence above comes from ANME-2 cluster archaeon. Encoded proteins:
- a CDS encoding DUF1610 domain-containing protein; this translates as MTQKAEYCISCGVKLIEKGYVRFPCPSCGRELGRCVMCRHQTNPYTCPKCEFQGP
- a CDS encoding Fic family protein, with the translated sequence MPDTDTCVIHEKLLSRILEKKKKLDSIRPLPGDSLKKLNEEMRLLHTYHSNAIEGNTLTLSETKLVLEEGITVGGKSLGEHLETTNNAKAFDYIEKIVGKKKKIDHITIQKIHEIVTAGILEEAGRYRTKNVRITGAKKTPSDWSKVVQLMDVLIENIEKSEKNPIETSAFLHHRFVEIHPFIDGNGRVARLLTNLYLIGLGYSPIVIKTEDRTKYYRYLKAADAGNPGPFANFIAKAIDESFTLLLSIFGEEEELIPLKELAHETPYSQEYLSLRARQGALDAVKLGKKWFSSKRAVKEYIGEYRR
- a CDS encoding cysteine desulfurase translates to MFDPADIRKDFPVLKEYVYLDSAATTQTPRQVVEAMCDYFYKYAANHGRGAHRLARETTNHYEDAREAVAGFLGGEYEHTIFTRNTTESINMVALGLDWEAGDHVVTTLVEHHSNLLPWLRLKEKGVEVTVVAPDPRGTVDPRDIDRAITDRTKLVAVTHVSNVFGSHMDVKEITRIAHRNGCMSLVDAAQSVGHMPFDVADIDCDFLAVPGHKGMLGPQGTGVLYLKDTDSIRPTYLGGGTVYAVTEDGYKLEKAPGRFEAGTPNIPGVIGLGRGVEYVKALGVGDIQRHEEQLARDAARRLSEIDKVEVYGPSDRAAVVPFNVVGLNPHDVAMILDETKKICVRSGHHCAIPSITLLKVEGTVRASFGAYNLPGEVDLLVDTVEQIATTLT
- a CDS encoding MBL fold metallo-hydrolase, which translates into the protein MNVTLLGTGVAIPQKDRVQSGLVVEAGAHNGNSPVLFDCGCGVLQRICESGYKHTDITNVFLSHLHLDHCGDVLALLKANWLCEVTTMDLWGPVGTVEWMNGLLAVYPYMQDKVDITITELIPGTVVTAQGLEVECVRTVHALPSLGFKVTSSSKTILYSGDTEPVDEIVKASDGIDLLIHECSFPDTFDVTNHTTPGKLAKMLRGTSPGRIVLTHLYPQTIGFEAGMVKVLAEACGCPVEIGYDFQAIEI
- the carB gene encoding carbamoyl-phosphate synthase large subunit translates to MPRDRDIRKVLLIGSGPIMIGQGAEFDFSGSQACRSLREEGISVVLINSNPATIMTDPEMADAVYIEPLKPEIVERIIEKERPDGVIAGLGGQTGLNLVSELADRGVLEKYQVKLYGTPLKAIQDTEDRDLFKQAMQRIGEPVPRSKAVNTIDDAVALIDELGLPLVIRPAYTLGGAGGGIARTKEELISITELGLKRSRIHQVLIEEGVLGWKEFEYEVMRDASDTCIVICNMENIDPMGIHTGDSIVVTPSQTLSDQDHQMLRSASINIIRSLGIEGGCNIQYAVKDGEYRIVEVNPRVSRSSALASKATGYPIARVTAKIAIGMTLDEIPNDVTKKIPASFEPTVDYVVVKIPRWPFDKFVTADKTLTTAMKSTGEVMAIGRTIEEAMKKAIRSLDVDMYFGFREWSHDEVIDLLTTPTHERLFAMYHALKTTFIIDEISKITSIDPFFLQKIQNIIRMEATLRSELTRDTLRSAKRMGFTDEEIGKLTGKTREEINDMRRTMGITATYKMVDTCAAEFAAETPYYYSCYEEMCEDEPSDNRKVLILGAGPIRIGQGIEFDYCTVHAVTALREEGIETHIINNNPETVSTDYDTSDKLFFEPLTLEDVMNVIERERPWGVMVQFGGQTSVNLAIPLQSELQRRTDLDTIILGTSPDDMDLAENRELFNKMLQKMGIPQPEAGYASSEAEAREVAARIGYPVLVRPSYVLGGRAMEIVYDEDDLNRYMHEAVRVSPKHPVLIDDFLENSIEIDVDAVCDGEDVIIGAIMEHIEEAGIHSGDSACVIPPQSLGKYVLDTVRDYVRRIALGLRVKGILNIQMAYKDRVVYVLEANPRSSRTIPFVSKAVGLPMAKIAAKAMMGISLKEQGFVTEPVPKNVSVKEVLLPFDKLPGADPLLSPEMRSTGEVMGVDYSFGLAFFKAELAADNALPMQGKVFMSIRDPDKPALMQVARKMVDAGLELIATSGTAQYLARKSIDVTAIKKVHEGSPNIIELMRTGDVGLVINTPTGKMTRKDGRRIRRAAVDYGIPYITTIQAAMAAADAIEAMKRGKLSIKSIGEYHSEM
- a CDS encoding amino acid kinase produces the protein MTDTPGAVIKLGGSLKDCAPHLIRQINDRARQKHIPVLIVPGGGIFADTVRTFQQTSGTGEDAAHWMAVLAMEQYAYFLADRSGCPLTTTLDPPEPGVNIFLPYRLLLQDDSGLAHSWDVTSDTISAWVARKTGARLVKATDVDGIYLGGELVRQIYAGDLDGEETCVDRGLPAYLVRYRMDCMVVNGRYPERVLAAMEGDVNAGTQILGENKI
- a CDS encoding elongation factor 1-beta, with the translated sequence MGDVAAKIKIMPAGVETDLEALKARLEAVVPKGATLRTFSEEPIAFGLKAIIALVVVGDIEGGTEQVEEAFAAVDEVESVSVMELGRL
- the carA gene encoding glutamine-hydrolyzing carbamoyl-phosphate synthase small subunit; its protein translation is MKAVLGLEDGTVVQGAGFGAAGAAVCGELVFSTQYTGYEEALTDPSYAGQILMFTYPLIGNYGVSGKTFQSDGMKAEALVVREACDHPSHHLSGRSIFDFARDEGRPGIAGVDTRMLTIKTRETGAMRACLLTDSDDGEEAVRLARQHPKISDQHNLIDKVTCPAPYHIEATGKDKPHFVVIDLGIKTNMLTSLKQRGVGITVVPASTPLDYIIELKPDALFVSNGPGDPEKATNAIDVVKNMMGQVPIYGICFGNQIISLALGASTYKLKFGHRGANQPVKDLQTGTVYITSQNHGFAVDAGSLAGAEAHVTHINVNDRTVEGIAHNDLDIMSVQFHPEASPGPWDTEKWFFDTIVKRVMK